From the Brachyspira intermedia PWS/A genome, the window TAAACTTCCACTTTATATCTATTTTCGGAAGATAATGGTTCACCATAAATTTTAATGGTTTTATCATCTATACACATCTCTAAATACGTCTCTTCATAAGAGCACTGCTTTTTATATTCAATTTTTTTAATACCACTTAAATTTTGTTTTAGCAAAAATAAATACAATAAATAAGAAAAGAATTCAACATGATGAGAAGACATTATGGCTTTCTCTATTAGATAAAATTTATCATACAATTTATAATTTTTATTATGTAAAATTCTTCTAAAATTATCCAATTTATAGTAATCATTTATTAATAACTCTCTCCAATCTTTTACTTCACTATTTTTTATTATCATCAATAAAGAATTCTTTATATCATTTGAAGATATATTATCTACATTACAATATTTATATATTTCATCGAAGACATACTTTAATATAGGAATAAAATTATCTTTTTTTAACATTCCTTTCCAATATCCCCTGCTCTTATTATAAAAATTATCTTTTCGTTCTAAAAAGAAGTAACATTCTTCTTTTTTTCCATATGTTAATAATGCCCTTTCAAACAATCTATCTTCAATATCTTTATTAATACATTCATTACCACTCTCAGAATGAAAAATATATTCAGCTATCTTTCTGTATTTATCAAATAATTTAGTATCATATTCTTTGCTATCATTAACAGACATATCAAGCAAAAATTTTATCTGATACTTACAAAATTCATTATTTTCCATTTCTATTATTCTATTTTTCCATAATTCTTCATTTTCAGTAATAAGAGATGCCTTAATTTTTTCTTCTTCTCTCTGATAAACATCAAAACATTTTATATCTATATTCTTTACAAAATCTAAAATATTTTCTGAATTTTTAATGAACTTATCAATAGCTTTTATATCTCTAATATAATTATCTTTACTATTATCTGTATTTTCTGTATAATTTACTATAACTCGAATTAACTCATTAAAGTTATATACAGTATTATCATCATCTAAAATTTTATCGCTATACTTTATTATATATCTATATAAAGCAGCAAAATTAATTCTATCCATAAATGTAACATCATTATCTAATATCTTATTAATATTTTTAGAAATATCATATCGTTCATGTTTATTATACTTATCAAAACACTCTTTCATCTTTATTAAGCAATCTAAAAATATAGTTACTCCTTTTATACTTTCTTCGTTTATAACTTTTGAACAATAATAATCTTCAAAATATAGAACCTGTTTTTCTTTATTATTAAAATAGTTTTCTTCATTATCTTTATTATTTTCATTTGAATATATTCTCTCATAATATTCATTATAAAAAATGTTATGAAAGAAATTCATTACTTTTTCATCAAATAGCTTCTCATCAAATTGATTTTTATCATCTTTACAATATGATAGAAAAAAATCAGACCAATCTGTATCTATTTTCCTTGAAAAATACTCACGTAAATTAAAACATTTATCAGCTATTTTATACTGTAATTGTGCCCCTATCTTTTCTTTATTTAAATACTGTTCCAATTTTGCTTTAAAATTTTCAAAAGCAGTTAATGGTATTCCTGTAGAATTCATTTTTATATAAATATCATCAGATAAACTCATACTCTTATCTTCTAAATCTAAAAATTGAAAAGATATAAGTTTATCTTTATTTTCAATTAAATTATCAAAAAATACCTTCAATATCATTAAAATCTTTAAATTGATTATTGATAACATTCATTGTATTAAGCATAGCATTTATAGTAGGATCATAATACCATAAATACATAAACCAATTTTTATTTTTTACAATATCAGAAATATCTTTATCATTATTAAAATCATTAAATAAATCTTTATTTACTATAGTATTGCAAAAATCCAAAGAACTTGCTCTAACTTCATACTGTAGTTTAGACTTTAATATATCATTTTCTTTTAATGTAAATTTTTCTCTAAACTTTTCCATTTTATTACTTTTTTGTGCCAAATACCAATATAGTAAAAATAATGTAGTTATTCTCTGCTGTCCGTCTAATATAATATATTTATTATCTTTTTTTACTCCGTATATAAAATCAAGCTCGCATTGTGTTTTATTTAATAATGCTTCTTTTAAATAACTAATAAAATTATTTATTACATTTTTTTCTTTATCTCCGCACATTCTTCCTTGAACATAATCTCTCTGCATTGCTGGTATTAAAATAATGGATTTATTTTCAATAATATCAATTAAACTTTTTAATTCAGTCATATTATATTTCCTCAAAATATTCTTTTATAGTTTCCTCTATTTCCTCTTGATATGCCTCTGCATCTTCATCACTCCAATGAAAAAGATTTGTTAAAGCAGAACTATAAACTTTAGTAAAAACATTTTTTGTAGCTATTGGTATAAAATAGCCTTTAGAATCTTTTTCCAAAATAGTTTTTCTTTTGAAAGGAAACCAAGCATTTTTATATGCTCTATTAGTTTCTGAATCTAATAAAGCTAAATTACCAATAGAATTTATATTACCAAAATTATCATCAAAATTAAAATAATCTTTTACCAAGTTAAATAATTTATTAAAATCATCATTATTTTTTGACTGTTCATATTTTTTTATATATTCATCTATTTGCTTACATATTTCTTTATAATCATCATTTTCTTTATCATCTTCTTTACTTATATCAATATTAAAAAAATCTTTAATCATCTTACACCATTCATCTTTACATGTAATATCTTCTTCTGTAACTTGAGAATGTATATGTTCTATATCCCAACTATGTTTTTTGAACTCATCAAATGGAAATTTTATTACTGACTTATTCTTAATAATGATTATTATATTAAATAAAAGCAATATTTTTTTATAATATCTTTATCTTTATATTCTATCTTATTTAAAGTTAGTTTATTATTAGTAGTATTATTATCATATATTTTATTTTTTATATTTTTATGTATAATATTTTTTATTGATTTTCTAAAATCATCTTTAGTTTCAGCACTATTATATTCATCTATAATATCTTTTATTGACTTTATATTAAAACACATAATAAAACCTATTAAATGAAATAGTTCTAAATCATTATAAAAATAATTAAAAATATACATTATATTTTTTACTTCCTGCCATTTAATATCAATGATAGATTTAATATTATTTTTATTTTTATTTTTATTTTCACTATTTTCACTATTTTTAAAAAAATCATTATAATATTCATTGAATGTATATCTTATTTCTTTTTTATTATCTAAATTATCTTTTATTATATCAAATATATATTCAATTCTATTTATATAATTTTTTTATTATCATTTATAAAATACCAAAAAGAATCATTTTGCAAAGTATTTTCTATACTGTCCCATTCATTTGATATTTGTATTTGTTTTGCTTTAAGAAGTTCATGCTCACTTTCATCAGGCCAAGTCTTTAGAAATAAAGCTTTTATTAATTCAGCATTAGTAAGCTCTATCTTTCCTATATTTAATCTTGAAAATATTTCATACTCTTTATCAGAATTTTTAGTATCATCATCTATTTCATACTCTTTATCAGAATTTTTAGTATCATCATCTATTTTATACCAAATGAACCCAACTTTTTTATTATTTTCATCTCTTTCTGCTTCAAGCAATTTTTTTATATTCTCTTTATCTTCTTCTTTTTTATTTTCAAAATATTCTTTTATAGTAATATATGCCTTTACCATATAATGGAAATCTATATTATCTATATTTTCAGAATTTGCATCTTTATCTATATTTTCCAAAAAATCCTTACTTTTTTCTCTGCTTTCATATGACAATTCATAAGATATAGAACTTTTTAAATATTTAAGTATCATATAAATAGTAGTAAGTCTTTGCTGCCCATCTATAACTTTATAATAACCATTCTCTTCTTTTACTACTAAAGGCTGCAAACAGTAAAAAGTATTACTAGATTGACAATGCTCATATAAATCTTTCAAAAGCTGTTCAACTTGTGCTTTTCTCCATTTATAGCCTCTTTGATAGCTTGGTATTTTAAATTTATATCCAGAAATATCATTTATATAATTAATTGTTAAATCGCTCATAGCATACCCCAAAAACACAAACAAAAATATATATTATTTTTTATAATATAAAGCATATAATAATGTATTTTAATAATAATATCAATACAAATATTTTCTTAATTTATCAAAAATTTAAGGCTTAAAATGATAAAAAAATTTGTTTAACTATATGTATATAAAAATTAATATAACGGAGTTTTATATGCATACAAAAATATATTCAGAAGCTCTTTATGGAATAGAAGGAATACCCATTGTAATAGAAGTTAATATATCAGAAGGTTTGCCTAAATTCGATGTTGTGGGCTTACCAGATCAGGCAGTAAATGAAGCAAAAGAGAGAGTAATTGCCGCCATAAATAATAGCGACAGATTTTTCCCTCCAAAAAGAATAACTATAAATTTAGCACCAGCTGATTTGAAAAAAACAGGAAGTATGTATGATTTGCCTTTCGCTTTGGGTATACTTTCATCAAGTGCACAAATATTCTTTTCTGACTTTATGGATAAAACTATTATACTTGGAGAATTAGCATTAGATGGAAGTGTAAGAGAGGTTAAAGGAATATTCTCAATGCTTTTAAATGCTAAAGAATTAGGAATAACCAATGCTATAATACCATTTAATAATATGGAAGAAGCTAATATCATTGACGGACTTAATCTATACCCAGTAAAAACTTTAAAAGATGCCATAGATGCTATTGAAGGCAAAAAAGCCCCTATTGTATCAGAAGGTAAATTCAATTTTAGTAATGAAGAAAATGAAAATATAGACTTTTCAGATGTTAAAGGTCAGGAATATGCTAAAAGAGCAGCTATGATAGCAGCAGCAGGCGGACATAACTTTATAATGATAGGATCTCCCGGATGCGGAAAAACTTTGATAGCAAAAAGAATACCTACAATACTTCCTCCATTAACATTTGAAGAAGCTTTGGAAGTTACTAAAATTTACTCTTCTTATGGACTATTATCAAAAAACATGCCTATAGTAAAAAAACGTCCTTTTAGAATACCTCATCATACTTCTTCTTATGTAAGTTTAGTAGGAGGCGGAAGAAATATAAAGGCTGGAGAAATCACATTAGCACATAATGGAGTTTTATTTCTTGATGAGTTTGTAGAGTTTCAAAGCTCAGCACTTCAAACTTTAAGAGAACCAATGGAAGAAAAAACTATAACTATAAGCAGAGCAAATGGAAGTATTTCTTTTCCTGCTAATTTCACTTTGATTGCCGCTATGAATCCTTGCCCCTGCGGTTATTATGGAGATGAAAAACATACTTGCAGATGCTCTGATATAGCTAGAAAAAAATACATTGCTAAACTTTCAGGCCCAATACTTGACAGGATAGATATATCAATAGAAGTACGTGCCGTTGAATATGCAAAAATGACTTCAAAAGCTGATGGGGAGAGTTCTGCCTCTATGCGTAAAACAGTTATTGAAGCTAGAAAAAAACAAGAAAAAAGATTCAAAGATAATGGACTTAAAATATTTTCAAACTCATCTATGGGGATAAAAGATACAGAAAAGTTTTGCATATTAGATGATAAAGCTAAAAATCTACTTAATATGGCTATGGAAAGATTTTCAATGAGTGCAAGAAGCTATAATAAAATATTGAAAGTATCAAGAACTATAGCCGACTTAGATGACAAAGATATTATAGGAGTAGATCATATTACAGAGGCTTTGCAGTACAGATTTAATTTAAATTAATTTTAATAACTAAATTTAAAATAATACAAATAAAAATATATTAATCTTTTAAATTAAGGATAAGATTATAGATTTTAATATTAAAAATAATTTATACTTGCACCTTTTTGAAGTGTATACAAGTTTATAAAGATATAATATTATTTGACTCTATTGCAGAAAAATAAAAAAATAAAAAGAGTTTAACTTAATTAAAAGCTAAACTCTTTTTTATTAAAAATTATAAAATTAAAATCAAGCTTTGTTCAAATAATGAGTTACGCTCATAGCAGCAACTGCACCTTCTCCAACAGCATTTGCAACCTGACGAACTGGTTTTAATATAGAATCTCCGCATGCAAATACACCAGGAATATTAGTTTCCATTGTAGACATATCTGTAACTATGTGTCCAGTATCTTTTAATTCTAATCCAGTATCTTTTAAGAAATGTGTTGAAGGCTCCTGACCTACGAATACAAATACACCGTCTACTGCCTGATCATGCATAGAACCATCTACAACATTTTTTATTTTTATGCTGTTAACTTTGCCATCTCCGCAAATCTCATCTATTACAGAATCAAGTACATATTCTACTTTTCCAGTATCTGTTAAATGTTTTACGTTTATAGGCTCAGCTCTAAACTCTTTTCTTCTATGAACTAAATATATTTTATTAACGAATCTTGTAAGGAAATAAGCCTCATCAAAAGCACTGTTTCCGCCTCCAACTACAGCAACAGTTTTGTTTCTGTAAAAAGCTCCGTCACAAGTAGCACAGTATGAAACGCCTTTTCCAGCAAATGTGTCTTCTCCCTTAGTACCTAATTTTTTAGATGATCCGCCCATAGCAAGTATTATTGTTTTTGTTTCATAAGTATTGCCGTCAGCAGTGATAACTTTTTTTACTTCATCTTTTATATTTTCTACTTTTATAACTTCATCATAAACTATTTCATTTTTAGAGAATTTTTCAGCATGCTGCTGCATTCTAGCTACTAATTCAAAAGCACTCATCTCTTCTGGAAAACCTAAATAGTTCTCAACAGCATCAGTACTCATCATCTGACCACCAATACCTTTCTTTTCTATCAAAATAGAATTTGTTAAAGCTCTTCCTAAATAAAGCATAGCAGAAAGTCCAGCAGGACCGCCGCCTATTATAACACTATCATATACAGACATATATAAACACTCCTTTTTTATTATTAGTAACCATTATTATATAATATATATTTTAATAGTCAAGTTAGATACATCAAACATTTAAATATTTTAATCATTTAAAATGTTTTTTTACATATGCTATTATCTCGCTAGCATTTGCAATTTCCCTAGAAGAATTTCCTACTCTTATATAGAATTTTTCTTCTTTAGCACCTTGTTTATTTGTAATCTTAGTATATACTGGCTCTCTTCCCTTCCTTATATAAACAATACATATATCTTTACC encodes:
- a CDS encoding DUF262 domain-containing protein, producing the protein MTELKSLIDIIENKSIILIPAMQRDYVQGRMCGDKEKNVINNFISYLKEALLNKTQCELDFIYGVKKDNKYIILDGQQRITTLFLLYWYLAQKSNKMEKFREKFTLKENDILKSKLQYEVRASSLDFCNTIVNKDLFNDFNNDKDISDIVKNKNWFMYLWYYDPTINAMLNTMNVINNQFKDFNDIEGIF
- a CDS encoding DUF262 domain-containing protein, producing MSDLTINYINDISGYKFKIPSYQRGYKWRKAQVEQLLKDLYEHCQSSNTFYCLQPLVVKEENGYYKVIDGQQRLTTIYMILKYLKSSISYELSYESREKSKDFLENIDKDANSENIDNIDFHYMVKAYITIKEYFENKKEEDKENIKKLLEAERDENNKKVGFIWYKIDDDTKNSDKEYEIDDDTKNSDKEYEIFSRLNIGKIELTNAELIKALFLKTWPDESEHELLKAKQIQISNEWDSIENTLQNDSFWYFINDNKKII
- a CDS encoding YifB family Mg chelatase-like AAA ATPase codes for the protein MHTKIYSEALYGIEGIPIVIEVNISEGLPKFDVVGLPDQAVNEAKERVIAAINNSDRFFPPKRITINLAPADLKKTGSMYDLPFALGILSSSAQIFFSDFMDKTIILGELALDGSVREVKGIFSMLLNAKELGITNAIIPFNNMEEANIIDGLNLYPVKTLKDAIDAIEGKKAPIVSEGKFNFSNEENENIDFSDVKGQEYAKRAAMIAAAGGHNFIMIGSPGCGKTLIAKRIPTILPPLTFEEALEVTKIYSSYGLLSKNMPIVKKRPFRIPHHTSSYVSLVGGGRNIKAGEITLAHNGVLFLDEFVEFQSSALQTLREPMEEKTITISRANGSISFPANFTLIAAMNPCPCGYYGDEKHTCRCSDIARKKYIAKLSGPILDRIDISIEVRAVEYAKMTSKADGESSASMRKTVIEARKKQEKRFKDNGLKIFSNSSMGIKDTEKFCILDDKAKNLLNMAMERFSMSARSYNKILKVSRTIADLDDKDIIGVDHITEALQYRFNLN
- the trxB gene encoding thioredoxin-disulfide reductase, coding for MSVYDSVIIGGGPAGLSAMLYLGRALTNSILIEKKGIGGQMMSTDAVENYLGFPEEMSAFELVARMQQHAEKFSKNEIVYDEVIKVENIKDEVKKVITADGNTYETKTIILAMGGSSKKLGTKGEDTFAGKGVSYCATCDGAFYRNKTVAVVGGGNSAFDEAYFLTRFVNKIYLVHRRKEFRAEPINVKHLTDTGKVEYVLDSVIDEICGDGKVNSIKIKNVVDGSMHDQAVDGVFVFVGQEPSTHFLKDTGLELKDTGHIVTDMSTMETNIPGVFACGDSILKPVRQVANAVGEGAVAAMSVTHYLNKA